In a genomic window of Ignavibacteria bacterium:
- the lepB gene encoding signal peptidase I — protein sequence MSEKGLADLSLRDIISTALFAVVVALALRLFVIGVYTIPSHSMSDTILEGDNILVSKLAYVFRDVHRGDIIIFSLPDSLRADEHDDLFIKRVVGLPGDTVLLTADNVLVNGIRQPEPPEARPPFNPLLGIGASNVTIVVPPSSYFVLGDNRSNSFDSRYWGCLSADRVEGAPLFIYWSFGSTNENIVRHARWDRLLHRIN from the coding sequence ATGTCTGAGAAGGGGCTTGCAGACCTCAGCTTGCGCGACATTATCTCAACAGCACTCTTCGCTGTTGTTGTTGCCCTTGCCCTGCGGCTCTTTGTGATCGGGGTCTACACCATCCCATCACACTCGATGTCAGACACGATCCTTGAAGGCGACAACATCCTTGTGAGCAAGTTGGCCTATGTCTTTCGCGACGTACATCGTGGAGACATCATCATCTTCTCACTTCCGGATTCTCTCCGCGCAGACGAACATGATGACCTCTTCATCAAACGTGTTGTGGGACTTCCGGGAGACACAGTGCTCCTCACAGCTGACAACGTACTGGTGAATGGGATACGTCAACCAGAGCCCCCTGAAGCCCGTCCACCCTTCAATCCTCTTCTCGGGATCGGGGCCAGCAACGTCACGATCGTTGTTCCGCCATCTTCTTACTTCGTGCTGGGAGACAACCGCAGCAATTCCTTCGACTCACGGTATTGGGGCTGCCTGTCTGCAGATCGTGTAGAAGGCGCGCCGCTCTTCATCTACTGGTCGTTTGGTTCTACCAACGAGAACATTGTCCGCCACGCGCGCTGGGATCGCCTCTTACATCGCATCAACTGA
- a CDS encoding ABC transporter permease produces the protein MNLSLTIARRYVRPHRFSFIGLIGVVSVIGIVIGTAALIIVMSLFNGFRGIAVNMMTGFGPHVRVHAAATTMKGASPTWLSKLVIQTPGRTAAAFGVGMPLADTLAWQPIKGATVVGTGDLLQLVDAEGVVVAAGLAESLNLYIGDTITLVSPTQIESAITTMMIPSGRRVVVSGIFQSNSSREIDASYLYVSDVVMKGLLRTEEPTAWDIRLSDPEDAARVATELRATAASGVRIETWEDMNRGIYDTMRLERIGSFIVLTLIILVAAFNILVSLTLGVVEKRRDIAILKTIGLTDTQVRNIYLYQGLMIGLLSVGLGVALGLGVCYGQQTFHWIKFDMSQGYLVPALPLLIKTSDVLIVAVVGLVLSSTAAIYPAMRASRATVANGVRSS, from the coding sequence ATGAATCTGTCGCTGACCATTGCACGCAGATACGTTCGTCCGCATCGATTCTCCTTCATCGGACTCATCGGTGTTGTCTCCGTTATCGGCATTGTGATCGGTACAGCCGCCCTGATCATCGTGATGTCCTTGTTCAACGGTTTTCGTGGCATTGCCGTGAACATGATGACAGGCTTTGGACCCCACGTCCGCGTTCATGCTGCAGCCACAACGATGAAGGGGGCTAGCCCAACGTGGCTCAGCAAACTCGTGATACAAACGCCTGGGCGTACCGCGGCAGCGTTCGGTGTTGGAATGCCCCTTGCCGACACTCTTGCATGGCAGCCCATCAAAGGAGCTACGGTTGTTGGGACGGGAGACCTCCTTCAGCTTGTTGATGCAGAAGGTGTGGTTGTTGCTGCCGGACTTGCCGAGTCGCTCAACCTCTACATCGGAGACACCATCACCCTTGTCTCTCCAACGCAGATAGAGTCGGCCATTACCACCATGATGATCCCGTCCGGCAGGCGTGTGGTTGTGAGCGGCATCTTCCAATCCAACTCCTCTCGCGAGATCGATGCCTCCTATCTGTATGTCTCGGACGTGGTGATGAAGGGGCTCCTCCGCACCGAGGAGCCAACGGCGTGGGACATCAGGCTCAGCGACCCGGAAGATGCAGCGCGTGTTGCCACAGAGCTGCGTGCCACAGCTGCGAGCGGGGTCCGCATTGAGACCTGGGAGGACATGAACCGCGGCATCTACGATACCATGCGATTGGAGCGCATAGGTTCGTTCATTGTACTCACGCTCATCATTCTCGTAGCCGCCTTCAACATCCTTGTCTCGCTCACTCTTGGTGTTGTTGAGAAGCGTAGAGACATCGCCATTCTCAAGACCATTGGTCTCACCGATACACAGGTCCGCAACATCTACCTCTACCAAGGCCTCATGATCGGACTCCTCAGTGTTGGACTTGGTGTTGCCCTTGGTCTTGGTGTGTGTTATGGTCAGCAGACCTTTCACTGGATCAAATTCGATATGTCGCAAGGATATCTCGTTCCTGCCCTGCCCCTTCTCATCAAGACTTCTGATGTATTGATCGTTGCCGTTGTTGGTCTGGTCCTTTCCAGCACTGCTGCTATCTATCCGGCAATGAGGGCGTCTAGGGCTACGGTGGCGAATGGAGTGAGAAGCAGTTAG
- a CDS encoding T9SS type A sorting domain-containing protein encodes MKYVIMVMLMTGVCVGQTVVDLPSSFNLFKSNEKLACVATATGICYGPTADSIRECSNIPVDMDFVATSWSILDVELDPIGRYVYVSVYDANGLYRFDVETSEWESIRPSTAGTDITALFVDRDGSVVIGTGGRSTSPILGRRGMFRSTDHGDTWTEVNTRDSTNKDYPGVSAIQSTTAGNLVAGFRYAGANVQSGIFIQQDSGKWVSVTQSGEPAQMVVGGDVIYSVGLSGGSVFYVDLRQVPWTQKGLIGTANRTTIRLWAGDTVAVFLDDETDEQPPEVRLAVDGVVVDTIMLEHRPRTYVNMRFGTDLFTSGASRFIVLGCGRNSIVDAKGADIGEVAPGLRLALASEIRQTPTWTSVGVSGHGWYTIGIDGKAELDTMIGLGFQGGSTAFNAYSDGWLKTTQYRLIDIRRTMIDTIVQVEYDTSFRCAVRRGDGTVIAATREAGLVEYTPSTSSWKPFSIEGLPDSMAGDSRKSSRISYIFEVDDEPYVWVGSEQNSADTFDGLYAFRSRWSRVDIPLLPDNSSLRSVASDQDGVVLTVSGSSGGFYQESVAIHVQRGRGQPPVFGSQAQDDALMTHAVCSGSTVTWITLHGDVLTSRDPNTEPVRIRSGLNSTVGRVGSRLLVATRDSGLFIYDATSSVSESDNNARVSVNAYPQPASSHITFSTRNNEQILRTDIYNVAGELVLSLQHEPSNSLTISTDGLSSGFYLARVTTTSGHSTIPISMLAH; translated from the coding sequence GTGAAGTATGTGATCATGGTCATGTTGATGACCGGCGTGTGTGTGGGGCAGACGGTTGTGGATCTGCCGTCGTCGTTTAATCTGTTTAAGTCCAATGAGAAGTTGGCGTGTGTTGCTACGGCAACAGGCATTTGTTATGGGCCGACCGCAGATTCGATACGCGAGTGTTCGAACATACCGGTCGACATGGACTTTGTGGCCACGAGCTGGAGTATTCTGGATGTGGAGCTCGATCCGATTGGTCGGTACGTCTATGTTTCTGTATATGATGCCAATGGGCTGTATCGATTCGATGTTGAGACATCAGAATGGGAGTCCATTCGACCGTCGACAGCAGGGACAGACATTACGGCACTGTTTGTAGATCGCGATGGTTCGGTTGTGATCGGTACGGGAGGTCGAAGCACCAGCCCGATTCTCGGACGTCGAGGTATGTTCCGTTCTACGGATCACGGAGATACCTGGACTGAAGTGAACACACGAGATTCAACGAACAAGGATTATCCGGGAGTGTCAGCTATTCAGTCCACAACGGCTGGGAATCTGGTGGCGGGCTTTCGTTACGCGGGTGCGAACGTTCAATCAGGGATCTTTATCCAGCAGGACTCAGGGAAGTGGGTAAGCGTGACGCAATCAGGTGAGCCAGCGCAGATGGTTGTTGGTGGAGATGTGATCTACTCCGTGGGACTTTCTGGTGGGTCTGTGTTCTACGTGGATCTGCGGCAGGTACCTTGGACGCAAAAGGGACTGATCGGCACTGCGAACCGCACAACGATCCGGCTTTGGGCTGGCGATACGGTTGCAGTGTTCCTCGATGATGAAACTGATGAACAACCACCCGAGGTTCGACTGGCAGTTGATGGTGTTGTTGTTGATACGATCATGCTGGAGCATCGCCCTAGGACATATGTCAACATGCGATTCGGCACGGATTTGTTCACATCAGGCGCATCTCGATTCATTGTGCTTGGTTGTGGACGAAACAGCATTGTTGATGCGAAAGGGGCGGACATTGGCGAGGTAGCTCCGGGGCTGCGACTAGCATTGGCCTCAGAGATCCGACAGACGCCGACGTGGACGAGCGTAGGTGTGTCCGGGCATGGTTGGTACACGATCGGCATCGATGGAAAAGCGGAGCTCGATACGATGATCGGCCTCGGATTTCAAGGCGGATCGACGGCATTCAATGCCTATAGCGACGGGTGGCTTAAGACCACTCAATATCGACTGATCGACATACGTAGAACCATGATCGACACGATCGTTCAAGTAGAATATGATACGTCTTTCAGATGTGCCGTTCGAAGAGGAGATGGAACTGTGATCGCAGCAACACGAGAAGCAGGGCTGGTGGAGTATACCCCAAGCACCTCGTCATGGAAACCATTCAGCATCGAAGGATTGCCGGATAGTATGGCCGGCGATTCGAGAAAGAGCAGTCGGATAAGCTACATTTTCGAAGTCGACGATGAACCCTACGTTTGGGTCGGTAGTGAGCAGAATTCGGCTGACACATTCGATGGATTGTATGCCTTTCGGTCTAGATGGTCTCGAGTAGACATCCCTCTGTTGCCAGACAACTCAAGTCTGAGATCTGTTGCTTCGGACCAAGATGGTGTTGTGCTAACGGTATCAGGATCCAGCGGAGGCTTCTATCAAGAGTCCGTTGCAATCCATGTGCAGAGAGGTCGTGGTCAGCCTCCCGTGTTTGGGTCGCAGGCGCAGGACGACGCACTAATGACGCATGCCGTGTGTTCCGGCTCAACGGTCACATGGATCACTCTTCACGGAGACGTTTTAACATCACGTGATCCCAACACCGAGCCCGTTCGTATCCGTTCTGGTTTGAATTCGACAGTTGGCCGCGTTGGCAGCAGACTCTTGGTTGCAACGCGAGACTCCGGACTCTTTATCTACGATGCCACATCAAGCGTCAGTGAATCGGACAACAATGCCCGTGTAAGCGTCAATGCCTACCCACAACCCGCTTCGTCGCACATCACGTTCTCAACACGCAACAACGAGCAGATCCTTCGCACCGACATCTACAATGTTGCCGGTGAGCTTGTTCTCTCGTTGCAGCACGAACCGTCAAACAGTCTCACTATCTCTACCGATGGTCTATCCTCAGGCTTCTATCTGGCCCGCGTTACAACTACGTCAGGTCACTCAACCATACCCATCAGCATGCTAGCACACTAA
- a CDS encoding T9SS type A sorting domain-containing protein, with protein MKYVIMVMMMAGVCVGQTVVDLPSSFHVFRSNEKLACVATPTGICYGPTADSIRECSTIPIDIDYLPTYWSILNLELDPQGRFVYAAVSYPNGLYRYNVENSEWEPIRPPTAGREIDALFVDRDGSVVIGTGGGGRRGIFRSADQGDTWAEVNTRDSTIRDVLAVPAIQSTSSGNLVVGVVYEGVSVQKGIFIQKDSGPWNSVVDSIVPDQLVVRGEMTYYTQDGSRTVWYVDLKQIPWTRKTLIGTAKRSTILPWNGDTIAVFLDDETDSLPPEVRLAVDGFVVDTISLEPRPTTLRLMMFGTDIRTSNSSRFIALGCGRNSIVSAQGADVGELAPGKRLALVTEIKQSPNWTIASVSGHGWYTIDVNGTTALDTVVGQELGWGLAVGQELGWGLAYNAYSEGWLKTTPYRLIDIRRTTIDTIVRVDDKTHFRCAVRREDGSLIAATHEAGLVEYIPSTSLWKSFSIEGLPDGVAGDSRQLSRISYIFEVDGELYVWAEPLQYRSDTLGGLYVFRSGWSEVDIPFFGSLKAVASDQFGVVLTVSGSFDGFFEARVAIRIQSGQDQPSMFGRQKLDYPLVIHAVCSGPAVTWITIDGDVFTSSDPNMEPVLVRSGLNSTVGRVGSRLLVATRDSGLFIYDATSSVSESDNNARVSVNAYPQPASSHVTFSTRNNNEHILRTDIYNVAGELVLSLPHAPSNTVTIATDALSSGIYLARIIATSASITLPISILAH; from the coding sequence ATGAAGTATGTGATCATGGTCATGATGATGGCCGGCGTGTGTGTGGGGCAGACGGTTGTGGATCTGCCGTCATCGTTTCATGTGTTTCGGTCCAATGAGAAGTTGGCGTGTGTTGCTACGCCCACAGGCATATGTTATGGGCCGACTGCAGATTCGATACGCGAGTGTTCGACGATTCCGATCGACATCGACTACTTGCCAACGTATTGGAGCATTCTGAATCTAGAACTCGACCCTCAAGGTCGATTCGTCTATGCTGCCGTCAGCTATCCCAATGGGCTTTATCGCTACAATGTTGAGAATTCTGAATGGGAGCCCATTCGACCGCCAACAGCTGGAAGAGAAATTGATGCACTGTTTGTAGATCGCGATGGTTCTGTTGTGATCGGGACGGGTGGAGGCGGTCGGCGTGGTATATTCCGATCTGCTGACCAAGGAGATACATGGGCCGAGGTGAACACGCGTGATTCTACGATCAGAGATGTACTCGCTGTGCCGGCAATTCAGTCCACCTCATCTGGTAATCTGGTTGTCGGCGTTGTTTACGAAGGTGTGAGCGTCCAAAAAGGGATCTTTATTCAAAAGGACTCTGGGCCATGGAACAGTGTCGTAGATTCAATCGTGCCTGATCAGTTGGTCGTTCGTGGAGAAATGACCTATTACACGCAAGATGGCTCAAGAACTGTGTGGTACGTTGATTTGAAGCAGATTCCATGGACGCGAAAAACGCTGATCGGTACAGCGAAACGATCGACGATCCTTCCGTGGAATGGCGATACGATTGCGGTGTTCCTCGATGACGAAACCGATTCTCTGCCGCCGGAAGTAAGGCTTGCCGTAGACGGTTTTGTTGTTGATACGATCTCGTTGGAGCCCCGTCCAACAACCTTGAGACTCATGATGTTTGGAACGGATATTCGTACTTCCAACTCTTCCCGATTCATTGCTCTTGGATGTGGACGCAATAGCATCGTTAGTGCGCAGGGGGCTGATGTTGGCGAACTAGCTCCGGGTAAACGCTTAGCTTTAGTAACTGAAATCAAGCAGTCACCGAACTGGACGATTGCTAGTGTCTCGGGACATGGGTGGTATACCATCGACGTCAACGGAACTACAGCCCTTGATACCGTGGTAGGTCAAGAACTTGGCTGGGGTTTGGCGGTAGGTCAAGAACTTGGCTGGGGTTTGGCATACAATGCCTATAGCGAGGGGTGGCTTAAGACCACTCCATATCGACTGATCGATATTCGTAGAACCACGATAGACACAATCGTTCGCGTTGACGATAAAACCCACTTCAGATGCGCTGTTCGGAGAGAAGATGGATCGTTGATCGCAGCAACACACGAAGCGGGACTGGTCGAGTATATCCCGAGCACGTCGTTGTGGAAATCCTTCAGCATTGAAGGCCTGCCGGATGGTGTTGCCGGTGATTCAAGACAGCTCAGTCGGATAAGCTACATTTTCGAAGTCGACGGCGAACTCTATGTTTGGGCAGAACCATTACAGTATCGATCCGACACTCTTGGTGGACTGTATGTCTTTCGATCTGGTTGGTCAGAAGTTGACATCCCGTTTTTCGGAAGCTTGAAAGCTGTTGCATCGGATCAATTCGGCGTGGTGCTAACGGTGTCAGGATCATTCGATGGCTTCTTTGAAGCGAGGGTCGCAATCCGTATACAGAGTGGGCAAGATCAGCCTTCCATGTTCGGAAGGCAAAAACTGGACTATCCCCTAGTGATTCATGCCGTGTGTTCGGGCCCAGCGGTCACATGGATCACTATTGACGGTGACGTGTTTACATCAAGCGATCCGAACATGGAGCCCGTTCTCGTCCGCTCCGGTTTGAATTCAACTGTTGGCCGCGTTGGCAGCAGACTCTTGGTTGCCACGCGAGATTCCGGACTCTTTATCTACGATGCCACATCAAGCGTCAGTGAATCGGACAACAATGCCCGTGTAAGCGTCAATGCCTACCCACAACCCGCTTCGTCGCACGTCACGTTCTCAACACGCAACAACAACGAACACATCCTTCGCACCGACATCTACAATGTTGCTGGAGAGCTCGTTCTCTCGCTTCCCCACGCACCTTCAAACACAGTAACCATTGCGACAGATGCTCTCTCATCCGGTATCTATCTCGCGCGCATCATTGCAACTTCCGCAAGCATTACTCTACCCATTAGCATTCTAGCACACTAA
- the hemW gene encoding radical SAM family heme chaperone HemW, with protein MFGLYLHIPFCEKKCSYCDFYSLESTEHIDAFVNSLIKEIDLRSPVTPSEAQGEEAKGRSGDGEVVMPSEAQGEEAKRRSGDGEIVMPSEAQGEEAKGRSGDGEIVMPSGAEAHTSVFFGGGTPSLLSPDAMSRIITRLRERYTIAPDAEWTMECNPGTVTPERLAAYRNAGINRLSFGVQSFTASELTFLDRIHDADEAVAAMAMAREAGFDNVNMDLMFAVPGQTMETLSYNLSRMLQLAPDHISAYSLIYEHGTPLFARLKKGLITPTSEDIDAAMYALVISTLTDAGYIQYEVSNFARPGKQCRHNLTYWHAENYIALGPSAHGFIDTTRYWNHRSLSAWTTKVNAGELPEANRESLSNDELCSEYLFLTLRADGTPVAEFEQRFGVDLRSALMPDLGHWMDAGFIIDNGTTLRLTGEGYRVCDEITVKVMQLVG; from the coding sequence ATGTTCGGACTCTACCTCCATATCCCCTTCTGCGAAAAGAAGTGTTCGTATTGCGACTTCTATAGTCTGGAGTCCACCGAACATATCGACGCATTCGTCAACTCCCTCATCAAGGAGATCGACCTCCGCTCCCCCGTCACGCCGAGCGAGGCGCAAGGCGAAGAGGCGAAAGGGCGAAGTGGCGATGGAGAAGTCGTCATGCCGAGCGAGGCACAAGGCGAAGAAGCGAAAAGGCGAAGTGGCGATGGAGAAATCGTCATGCCGAGCGAGGCACAAGGCGAAGAGGCGAAAGGGCGAAGTGGCGATGGAGAAATCGTCATGCCGAGCGGAGCCGAGGCACACACCTCCGTCTTCTTCGGCGGCGGCACCCCCTCCTTGCTCTCACCCGATGCCATGTCTCGCATCATCACCCGTCTTCGCGAGCGCTACACCATCGCTCCGGATGCCGAGTGGACAATGGAATGCAACCCCGGCACCGTTACACCGGAACGCTTAGCCGCCTACCGCAACGCAGGCATCAACAGACTTTCCTTTGGCGTACAGTCATTCACCGCCTCCGAGCTCACCTTCCTCGATCGCATTCATGATGCCGATGAAGCCGTTGCCGCAATGGCCATGGCCCGTGAAGCTGGGTTCGACAACGTGAACATGGATCTCATGTTCGCCGTGCCTGGACAGACCATGGAGACCCTTTCCTACAACCTCTCACGGATGTTGCAGCTCGCACCGGATCACATCAGTGCCTACTCCCTCATCTACGAACATGGCACGCCCCTTTTCGCAAGGTTGAAGAAGGGGCTTATCACCCCAACAAGCGAAGACATCGATGCTGCCATGTATGCCTTGGTGATCTCTACACTGACAGATGCCGGTTACATTCAATACGAGGTGAGCAACTTTGCACGTCCGGGCAAACAGTGCAGACACAACCTCACGTATTGGCACGCTGAGAACTACATCGCATTGGGTCCAAGCGCGCACGGCTTCATCGATACCACACGCTACTGGAACCACCGCTCTCTCTCTGCCTGGACCACAAAGGTCAACGCCGGCGAACTGCCCGAGGCCAACCGCGAATCGCTCTCGAACGATGAACTCTGCTCAGAATATCTCTTCCTCACGTTGCGGGCCGACGGCACACCCGTTGCAGAGTTTGAGCAACGTTTCGGAGTGGACCTTCGCAGCGCACTCATGCCGGATCTTGGACATTGGATGGACGCAGGCTTCATCATCGACAACGGAACAACTCTGCGCCTCACAGGCGAAGGGTATCGAGTGTGTGATGAGATCACGGTGAAGGTGATGCAGTTGGTGGGGTAG
- the lepB gene encoding signal peptidase I, with the protein MAIIDSIYSKLPIVGEFLLERRRKIRNAPKPETFGQHLWAWVKTLVWAISVVTIINGLALASFTVPTGSMERTVMAGDFLFVNKFIFGPSTPQIIPFINMPLPYYKLPPIMPPEQGDVIVFVFPGNREETKAPRFEYYLKRCVAVAGDTLEIRSGRIYVNKVEFALPKHGQFLQMTPEMRSLMHENDRVSTFPVGKGFTRDDYGPIRIPKEGDVIALDESNFDQWAVFIAREGHTVNAMRRTVDGQAITSYTVERDYVFGMGDNRDNSLDSRFWGFIPEEDVVGTPMVVYWSWPVEDPQTGKSLSLFQRLGAIRWSRLGTIIH; encoded by the coding sequence ATGGCCATTATCGATTCCATCTACAGCAAGCTCCCGATCGTGGGAGAGTTTCTCCTCGAACGTCGTAGGAAGATCAGAAACGCACCCAAGCCCGAGACCTTTGGTCAGCACCTTTGGGCATGGGTCAAGACCTTGGTCTGGGCCATCTCCGTTGTGACCATCATCAACGGTCTGGCTCTCGCGTCGTTCACTGTTCCTACCGGGTCGATGGAACGCACGGTAATGGCCGGCGACTTCCTCTTCGTGAACAAGTTCATCTTCGGCCCATCAACGCCGCAGATCATCCCGTTCATCAACATGCCCCTTCCCTACTACAAACTTCCGCCGATCATGCCCCCTGAACAAGGTGATGTGATCGTGTTTGTGTTCCCGGGAAATCGTGAGGAGACCAAGGCGCCCCGTTTTGAGTATTACCTCAAGCGCTGTGTTGCTGTTGCAGGAGATACACTTGAGATTCGCAGTGGTCGCATCTATGTGAACAAGGTGGAATTCGCACTCCCTAAACACGGGCAGTTCTTGCAGATGACGCCGGAGATGAGATCGCTGATGCACGAGAACGACAGGGTCTCTACATTCCCTGTGGGCAAGGGATTCACACGTGACGATTATGGTCCGATCCGCATTCCAAAAGAAGGCGATGTGATCGCTCTCGACGAATCCAACTTTGACCAATGGGCGGTCTTCATCGCACGAGAAGGTCACACAGTCAATGCCATGCGTCGCACCGTGGATGGTCAGGCCATCACGTCGTATACCGTTGAACGCGACTATGTGTTTGGGATGGGTGACAACCGCGACAACTCCCTCGACTCCCGCTTCTGGGGCTTCATCCCGGAAGAAGATGTCGTAGGCACACCAATGGTTGTGTATTGGTCGTGGCCCGTAGAAGACCCACAGACGGGTAAGAGCCTGTCGCTCTTCCAACGCCTCGGCGCCATTCGCTGGAGTCGACTCGGCACCATCATTCATTGA